The following are encoded together in the Microterricola viridarii genome:
- a CDS encoding TIGR03364 family FAD-dependent oxidoreductase produces the protein MVSTTAIGRASGRVTGTLEEFDVAIVGAGVVGLGHALAAIDRGLSVVVVDRAAEIAGASIRNFGHACVSAQTGQARAYAERSRELWLRIAAETGMWHRTSGAWLVARADDEAAVLADFARSAGAGPAGPGASVELLDAAEMRVAIPALGADVVGGAWMRDDLQLNPREAVPALARWLAGRGVQFRWQSAVHSVKSGVLATSRGHIAADTIIVSVNHDIDQLFGEVAQAVGIRRCGLDMMRVRVEPAGGPAAPPFALPGPLLTGWSMLRYSGFAASTATTALRARLGRQHPELMALDLNQMYTQLPDGSLIVGDTHYRGQSVTPFQQEGAFDALAALTSELFGGARLQVLERWQGVYASGPDEFLVESPLPGVHIVAATTGIGMTCGLGLADSVITALAESARA, from the coding sequence ATGGTCTCCACAACCGCCATCGGGCGCGCATCCGGCCGCGTCACCGGAACACTCGAAGAATTCGATGTGGCCATCGTCGGAGCCGGTGTCGTCGGGCTCGGGCACGCGCTCGCCGCCATCGACCGGGGGCTCTCCGTTGTCGTCGTCGACCGTGCCGCCGAGATCGCCGGCGCCTCGATCCGCAACTTCGGCCACGCCTGCGTGAGCGCGCAGACCGGGCAGGCCCGGGCCTACGCCGAGCGCAGCCGCGAGCTCTGGTTGCGCATCGCCGCCGAGACCGGGATGTGGCACCGCACAAGTGGGGCCTGGCTGGTGGCGCGCGCGGATGACGAAGCGGCCGTGTTGGCTGACTTCGCCCGGTCTGCGGGTGCCGGGCCGGCGGGGCCGGGCGCCTCGGTCGAACTGCTCGACGCGGCCGAGATGCGTGTGGCGATCCCGGCGCTCGGAGCCGACGTCGTCGGCGGGGCGTGGATGCGCGATGACCTGCAGCTGAACCCGCGCGAGGCCGTGCCCGCACTGGCGCGCTGGTTGGCCGGCCGCGGTGTGCAGTTCCGCTGGCAGAGCGCGGTGCACTCCGTGAAGTCTGGGGTGCTCGCCACCAGCCGCGGCCACATCGCCGCCGACACGATCATCGTCTCCGTCAACCACGACATCGACCAGCTCTTCGGCGAGGTCGCGCAGGCCGTCGGTATCCGCCGCTGCGGCCTCGACATGATGCGCGTGCGCGTTGAGCCGGCCGGCGGGCCAGCCGCGCCACCGTTTGCCCTGCCCGGCCCACTCCTCACCGGCTGGTCCATGCTCCGCTACTCCGGCTTCGCGGCGTCGACGGCGACGACGGCCTTGCGCGCCCGCCTGGGACGGCAACACCCGGAGCTGATGGCGCTCGACCTCAACCAGATGTACACGCAGCTGCCCGACGGCAGCCTGATCGTCGGCGACACGCATTACCGCGGGCAGTCGGTGACGCCGTTCCAACAGGAGGGCGCCTTCGATGCCCTCGCCGCGCTCACGAGCGAGCTGTTCGGCGGGGCCAGACTGCAGGTGCTCGAACGCTGGCAGGGCGTGTATGCGTCCGGCCCGGACGAGTTCCTGGTCGAGTCGCCGCTGCCCGGTGTGCACATCGTCGCGGCGACCACCGGCATCGGCATGACCTGCGGTCTGGGGCTTGCCGACAGCGTGATCACCGCGCTCGCCGAATCCGCACGGGCATAG
- a CDS encoding phosphonatase-like hydrolase: protein MTDTTDTTETSATSESTGIAPEELDFERELDDALDAFDADEERGDELEIDEYEVPIELVVLDMAGTTVADDGTVERAFGRVAERQNIGATPEEREAALEYVRVTMGQSKIEVFRAITGDEQRAQAANAAFEAAYAEIVAEEGVSEIPGARRAIEQLQQAGVTVALTTGFARPTVTAILDALDWHGLADLVLTPADAGRGRPHPDMPLTALLRTETSSVEAMIVVGDTASDMQSGARAGAGLVIGVLSGAHDEETLEDAGADDIVASIAQLPALLGLLDGDAVGDAAGDAEANADVATGAPGTRA from the coding sequence ATGACCGACACCACAGACACCACAGAAACCTCGGCCACCAGCGAGAGCACCGGCATCGCCCCGGAGGAGCTCGACTTCGAGCGGGAGCTCGATGACGCGCTCGACGCGTTCGACGCCGATGAGGAGCGCGGCGACGAACTCGAGATCGACGAGTACGAGGTGCCGATCGAGCTCGTCGTGCTCGACATGGCCGGCACCACCGTGGCCGATGACGGCACCGTCGAGCGTGCCTTCGGCCGGGTTGCCGAGCGGCAGAATATCGGCGCGACCCCGGAGGAGCGCGAGGCGGCACTTGAGTACGTCCGGGTGACCATGGGGCAGTCGAAGATCGAGGTCTTCCGTGCGATCACCGGCGACGAGCAGCGTGCCCAGGCCGCCAACGCCGCCTTCGAGGCCGCCTACGCCGAGATCGTCGCCGAGGAGGGCGTGTCCGAGATTCCTGGTGCCCGGCGCGCGATAGAGCAGCTGCAGCAGGCCGGCGTCACCGTGGCTCTGACTACGGGCTTCGCCCGGCCGACGGTCACTGCGATCCTCGACGCGCTCGACTGGCACGGTCTCGCCGACCTCGTGCTCACCCCGGCGGATGCCGGCCGTGGCCGTCCTCACCCCGACATGCCGCTCACCGCGCTGCTGCGTACAGAGACGAGCTCGGTCGAAGCGATGATCGTGGTCGGCGACACCGCCTCCGACATGCAGAGCGGCGCCCGCGCCGGGGCCGGACTCGTCATCGGTGTGCTGAGCGGTGCACACGACGAGGAAACGTTGGAGGACGCCGGAGCAGACGACATCGTCGCGTCGATCGCCCAGCTGCCCGCGCTGCTCGGCCTGCTCGACGGTGATGCAGTGGGTGACGCTGCGGGTGACGCGGAGGCGAACGCCGACGTCGCAACCGGCGCACCCGGAACCCGGGCGTAG
- a CDS encoding zinc-binding dehydrogenase translates to MPHATLAAPRGDTLDLDLAPAALAMVWSGIGRPHEALAVPDIRLAPGDALVAVELATICGSDVHTVAGHRPGPSPSVLGHEQVGRVLATAGPVRAVDGRRLEPGMRVVWSVVVSCGRCARCRRGLPNKCVSAAKYGHEAVRHEWELSGGFASAVHLKRGTGIVIVDDATPAGVLAPASCATATVVAAIEAAEQSAPLSGRTVLVTGAGMLGLTATAMAADAGARVVVSDPSAERRAAALRFGAAAVADPALPSGAAGSLGRVLAAQTRGRGLCDVALELSGAAPAVASALAALDTGGVLVLVGSVSPGAPVPIDPERLVRQLLTVRGVHNYTPAQLQRAADYLADAWRRHPFEQLLGEVFPLEQIDEAFDAAARLGGVTPAPGSRPSGIAGVAAARIGLAPSRLPHAVPTPHPARDRTGRLIPPPQFR, encoded by the coding sequence ATGCCTCACGCAACGCTCGCGGCACCGCGCGGTGACACACTCGATCTCGACCTGGCTCCGGCCGCCCTTGCGATGGTGTGGTCGGGAATCGGCCGCCCGCACGAGGCGCTTGCCGTGCCCGACATTCGGCTCGCCCCGGGCGACGCCCTCGTGGCAGTGGAGCTCGCGACGATCTGCGGTTCGGACGTGCACACGGTCGCCGGCCACCGGCCGGGGCCGTCGCCGTCGGTCCTCGGCCACGAGCAGGTCGGCCGGGTGCTCGCGACCGCGGGGCCGGTGCGCGCCGTCGACGGTCGCCGGCTCGAACCGGGGATGCGGGTGGTCTGGTCGGTCGTCGTGTCCTGCGGGCGCTGCGCGCGCTGCCGGCGCGGGCTCCCGAACAAGTGCGTCTCTGCGGCGAAGTACGGCCACGAGGCCGTGCGCCACGAGTGGGAGTTGAGCGGCGGCTTCGCCTCGGCCGTGCACCTGAAGCGGGGGACCGGCATCGTGATCGTCGATGACGCGACCCCGGCCGGCGTTCTCGCGCCGGCATCGTGCGCCACTGCCACGGTCGTCGCCGCGATCGAGGCGGCAGAGCAGAGTGCGCCGCTCTCCGGGCGCACCGTGCTGGTGACGGGAGCCGGCATGCTCGGCCTCACCGCCACGGCGATGGCCGCGGATGCCGGGGCGCGGGTGGTCGTCAGCGACCCGAGCGCCGAGCGGCGTGCGGCCGCGCTGCGCTTCGGCGCGGCCGCCGTCGCCGACCCCGCCCTGCCCTCCGGTGCCGCAGGCAGCCTCGGTCGTGTGCTCGCCGCGCAGACTCGGGGGCGCGGGCTGTGCGACGTCGCTCTCGAGCTCTCCGGCGCGGCCCCTGCCGTGGCGTCCGCCCTCGCCGCCCTCGACACCGGCGGGGTGCTTGTGCTCGTCGGCAGCGTCTCGCCGGGCGCGCCCGTGCCGATCGACCCGGAGCGCCTCGTGCGCCAGCTGCTCACCGTGCGCGGCGTGCACAACTACACCCCGGCGCAGCTGCAGCGCGCGGCCGACTACCTCGCCGACGCGTGGCGGCGGCACCCCTTCGAGCAGCTGCTCGGCGAGGTGTTCCCGCTGGAACAGATCGACGAGGCATTCGACGCCGCCGCGCGCTTGGGCGGCGTCACGCCGGCCCCCGGCTCCCGCCCGTCGGGCATTGCCGGTGTCGCCGCCGCGCGCATCGGTCTGGCCCCGAGTCGGCTTCCGCACGCCGTGCCGACGCCGCACCCCGCCCGCGATCGCACCGGGCGCCTCATCCCCCCGCCCCAATTCCGTTGA
- a CDS encoding kynureninase produces the protein MTTIPKPGPGLRQAASVTPPAAAHADPSRADDLLAFARRADAADPLAAYRARFAGAESDLVYFDGNSLGRPPVSAIERIQTFLREEWAGRLIRGWDEKWLRLPYEIGDRIGRSVIGAAAGQTVIGDSTTVLLYKLARAAVDAQVARDPQRTEIVVDTDNFPTDRYVLDGIAKERGLTLRWIEVDTSAGVTAEQLASVVGPQTALVVVSHVAYRSAHLADAAELTRITHDAGALILWDLCHSAGATTVEADAWGFDLAVGCTYKYLNGGPGSPAFAYVRAGLQGELAQPIQGWWGTSDMFAMGPEYVPAPGMQRFVSGTASIVGMLAMQDTLEMIEEAGMAAIRAKSEALTAYAIRLHEAWLAPLGVTLATPAEPGQRGGHVTLHHPAMREVNAALWTQDVIPDYRDPGGLRIGLAPLSTSFDEVYRGLAAARDTLRTLLATT, from the coding sequence ATGACAACGATCCCGAAGCCGGGCCCCGGCCTGCGCCAGGCGGCATCCGTCACCCCGCCCGCCGCGGCGCACGCCGACCCCTCGCGCGCCGACGACCTGCTCGCGTTTGCCCGGCGGGCGGATGCCGCCGACCCCCTCGCCGCCTACCGTGCCCGCTTCGCCGGCGCCGAGAGCGACCTGGTCTACTTCGACGGCAACTCGCTGGGCCGGCCGCCGGTGTCGGCGATCGAGCGCATTCAGACGTTCCTGCGCGAGGAGTGGGCCGGCCGGCTGATCCGTGGCTGGGACGAGAAGTGGCTGCGCCTGCCCTACGAGATCGGCGACCGCATCGGCCGCTCGGTGATCGGCGCGGCCGCCGGCCAGACCGTGATCGGCGACTCCACCACGGTGCTGCTCTACAAGCTGGCCCGCGCCGCCGTCGACGCTCAGGTGGCGCGCGACCCGCAGCGCACCGAGATCGTCGTCGACACCGACAACTTTCCGACCGACCGCTACGTGCTCGACGGCATCGCGAAGGAGCGCGGCCTCACCCTGCGCTGGATCGAGGTCGACACCAGCGCCGGCGTGACCGCGGAGCAGTTGGCATCCGTCGTCGGGCCCCAGACCGCCCTCGTCGTCGTCTCGCACGTCGCCTACCGCTCGGCCCACCTTGCGGATGCCGCCGAGCTGACCCGCATCACGCACGACGCCGGCGCGCTGATCCTCTGGGACCTGTGCCACTCGGCCGGCGCGACGACTGTCGAGGCGGACGCCTGGGGCTTCGACCTGGCCGTCGGCTGCACCTACAAGTACCTGAACGGCGGGCCGGGATCGCCCGCCTTCGCCTACGTGCGCGCCGGCCTGCAGGGCGAGCTGGCGCAGCCGATCCAGGGCTGGTGGGGCACCAGCGACATGTTCGCGATGGGGCCCGAGTACGTGCCGGCTCCCGGCATGCAGCGCTTCGTGAGCGGCACCGCGTCGATCGTCGGCATGCTCGCGATGCAGGACACGCTGGAGATGATCGAGGAGGCGGGCATGGCCGCCATCCGGGCGAAGTCCGAGGCGCTGACCGCGTACGCGATCCGGCTGCACGAGGCGTGGCTGGCCCCGCTCGGCGTGACGCTCGCGACGCCGGCCGAGCCGGGCCAGCGCGGCGGGCACGTCACGCTGCACCACCCGGCGATGCGCGAGGTGAACGCTGCGCTCTGGACGCAGGACGTGATCCCCGACTACCGCGACCCGGGCGGCCTGCGCATCGGCCTCGCCCCGCTGTCGACAAGCTTCGACGAGGTCTACCGCGGCCTCGCCGCCGCCCGCGACACCCTCCGCACCCTCCTCGCCACGACCTAG
- the kynA gene encoding tryptophan 2,3-dioxygenase has translation MSVEKNTRDFDPGIVTDFRERMSYGGYLQLDTLLSAQLPVSVPEHHDELLFIVQHQTTELWLKLVLHELASARDLLRADQLAPALKRIARVKHIQRTLTEQWSVLATLTPTEYAEFRGFLGNSSGFQSWQYRAVEFVLGNKNRRMLNVFQADAAASALLSELLEAPSIYDEFLRYLHRAGHAVPDSVLERDVTEAWVLDPELVPVFTNIYENASENWAAYEACEEFVDLEENFQLWRFRHLKTVQRTIGMKTGTGGSTGAAFLQKALELTFFPELYAVRTEIGR, from the coding sequence GTGTCGGTCGAAAAGAACACCCGCGATTTCGACCCCGGCATTGTGACCGACTTCCGAGAACGGATGAGCTACGGCGGTTACCTGCAGCTGGACACCTTGCTCTCGGCCCAACTGCCGGTCAGCGTGCCCGAGCACCACGACGAGCTGCTGTTCATCGTGCAGCACCAGACCACCGAGCTCTGGCTGAAGCTCGTGCTGCACGAGCTGGCGAGCGCCCGCGACCTGCTGCGCGCCGACCAGCTCGCCCCCGCGCTCAAGCGCATCGCCCGGGTCAAGCACATCCAGCGCACGCTCACCGAGCAGTGGTCGGTGCTGGCCACCCTCACTCCCACCGAGTACGCCGAGTTCCGCGGTTTCCTCGGCAACTCCAGCGGCTTCCAGTCGTGGCAGTACCGGGCCGTGGAGTTCGTGCTCGGCAACAAGAACCGGCGCATGCTCAACGTGTTCCAGGCGGATGCCGCGGCATCCGCCCTGCTCAGCGAGCTGCTCGAGGCGCCCAGCATCTACGACGAGTTCCTGCGCTACCTGCACCGGGCCGGCCACGCCGTGCCCGACTCCGTGCTGGAACGCGACGTGACCGAGGCGTGGGTGCTCGACCCGGAACTGGTGCCCGTGTTCACGAACATCTACGAGAACGCGAGCGAGAACTGGGCGGCCTACGAGGCGTGCGAGGAGTTCGTCGACCTGGAGGAGAACTTCCAGCTCTGGCGGTTCCGGCACCTGAAGACGGTGCAGCGCACCATCGGCATGAAGACCGGCACCGGCGGATCGACCGGCGCCGCGTTCCTGCAGAAGGCGCTCGAGCTGACCTTCTTCCCCGAGCTCTACGCGGTGCGCACCGAGATCGGTCGCTAG
- a CDS encoding TetR/AcrR family transcriptional regulator: protein MSPSDGAEHARRSGGDPPRRRKDAQRNYERLLQQAREVVAEQGSEASLEEIARRAELGIATLYRHFPNRTELMRALYEQSVAELGGTASEAVNAPSAWQGLVVYVERMTQWLVEDPGLVSIIEYLGAADPEYIPEPSRERPLVELITRAQAAGELRPDVERSDVSRLITLLGGQSLLRGEDPPLDWRRPLGIMLDGLRAENVRSALPPR from the coding sequence ATGAGCCCTTCCGACGGCGCAGAACATGCGCGCCGATCCGGCGGCGACCCGCCCCGACGGCGCAAGGACGCACAGCGCAACTATGAGCGCCTGCTGCAGCAGGCGCGCGAGGTGGTGGCCGAACAGGGCAGCGAGGCGTCGCTCGAGGAGATCGCCCGCCGCGCGGAGCTGGGCATTGCGACGCTCTACCGGCACTTCCCGAACCGCACGGAGCTGATGCGGGCGCTGTACGAGCAGTCCGTCGCCGAGCTGGGCGGAACGGCATCCGAGGCCGTCAATGCGCCGAGCGCCTGGCAGGGCCTGGTGGTCTACGTCGAGCGGATGACGCAGTGGCTGGTGGAAGACCCGGGGCTTGTCTCGATCATCGAGTATCTGGGCGCCGCCGACCCCGAGTACATCCCGGAGCCGAGCAGGGAGCGGCCGCTCGTCGAGCTCATCACTCGGGCGCAGGCGGCCGGCGAGCTGCGCCCCGACGTGGAGCGCAGCGACGTCTCCCGCCTGATCACGCTGCTCGGCGGGCAGTCACTGCTGCGCGGAGAGGATCCGCCGCTGGACTGGCGGCGCCCACTCGGCATCATGCTGGACGGGCTGCGCGCCGAGAACGTGCGCAGCGCGCTGCCGCCCCGCTGA
- a CDS encoding VOC family protein, with the protein MTAPIPTRSASELLAPDTGMGAVTLRVGNLDAMIAYYRDAVTLQLLSHEGPIAVLGRGTTPIVILQHAPELVNPEPRAAGLFHTAILFETQAALAAAVYSVASRHPNTFTGSADHLVSEAFYFNDPEGNGIELYWDRTRTEWSWTHGTIEMATLALDPNAYLQSHLTEAGVADPVIGGAVVGHVHLSVGDVAAARDFYVDSLGFETTAEMGGSALFVSAGGYHHHMAMNTWNSRGAGRRQQALGLGQVDIIVPDADDLGALQERMTHHKIGVRDDGQTLSFDDPWANLIRVRTA; encoded by the coding sequence ATGACCGCACCGATCCCCACACGCAGCGCCTCCGAGCTTCTCGCCCCCGACACCGGAATGGGCGCGGTGACCCTGCGCGTCGGCAACCTCGACGCCATGATCGCCTACTACCGCGACGCCGTCACCCTGCAGCTGCTCAGCCACGAGGGTCCGATCGCGGTGCTCGGCCGAGGGACCACCCCGATCGTCATCCTGCAGCACGCCCCCGAGCTGGTGAACCCCGAGCCGCGCGCCGCAGGCCTGTTCCACACGGCGATCCTGTTCGAGACCCAGGCCGCGCTCGCCGCCGCCGTCTATTCGGTCGCCAGCCGACACCCGAACACCTTCACGGGCAGCGCCGACCACCTGGTCAGCGAGGCCTTCTACTTCAACGACCCCGAGGGCAACGGCATCGAGCTGTACTGGGACCGCACGCGCACCGAGTGGAGCTGGACCCACGGCACCATCGAGATGGCCACCCTCGCCCTCGACCCCAACGCCTACCTGCAGAGCCACCTCACCGAGGCCGGCGTGGCCGACCCCGTGATCGGCGGCGCCGTCGTCGGCCACGTGCACCTCTCGGTCGGCGATGTCGCCGCTGCCCGTGACTTCTACGTCGACTCGCTCGGCTTCGAGACCACAGCGGAGATGGGCGGCAGCGCCCTCTTCGTCTCGGCCGGCGGCTACCACCACCACATGGCCATGAACACCTGGAACAGCCGCGGCGCCGGCCGCCGCCAGCAGGCGCTCGGGCTCGGTCAGGTCGACATCATTGTTCCGGATGCCGACGACCTCGGCGCACTGCAGGAGCGCATGACGCACCACAAGATCGGCGTGCGTGACGACGGCCAGACGCTCAGCTTCGACGACCCGTGGGCGAACCTCATCCGGGTGCGCACGGCCTAG
- a CDS encoding LacI family DNA-binding transcriptional regulator has product MNSHHGQQARRPATSEDVAAHAGVSQSSVSLVFSGKDAGRVSAVTAARIRQSALELGYQPNLNAAALKTGRANVLALAVPTIAQPYFARVLLGAERAARRNGHAVVLFNSDSGLPWTTRLSAMIRGSQLDGAIIYAPTEDEALELASQGLPLVFAETHIPDAAYVGIDVELGMELAADHLVELGHRQIGHLAVDSRRATYRRRAEALHARLRSTGRVISDSASEAASLDWDEAEAAAHRLLEAAPEMTAAVCDDDLLAAALLKAAAVRGIAVPERLSVIGFGNIDVARMLSPELSTVALPAEELGERAVEQLLATIAGAAAPADAASPADLAPRLVARGSTAAVRAG; this is encoded by the coding sequence TTGAACAGCCACCACGGGCAGCAGGCGCGTCGCCCGGCCACGAGCGAGGATGTCGCCGCCCACGCCGGCGTTTCGCAGTCCTCGGTCTCACTCGTCTTCTCCGGCAAGGATGCCGGCCGCGTCTCCGCGGTCACGGCCGCCCGGATCAGGCAGAGCGCGCTGGAACTCGGCTATCAGCCGAACCTCAACGCGGCCGCGCTCAAGACGGGCCGCGCCAACGTGCTGGCCCTCGCGGTGCCGACGATCGCCCAGCCCTACTTCGCCCGGGTGCTGCTCGGCGCAGAGCGTGCGGCCCGGCGCAACGGCCACGCCGTCGTGCTGTTCAACAGCGACAGCGGCCTGCCCTGGACCACCCGGTTGAGCGCGATGATCAGGGGCAGCCAGCTCGATGGCGCGATCATCTACGCCCCGACCGAAGACGAAGCGCTCGAACTCGCCAGTCAGGGGCTGCCGCTCGTCTTCGCCGAGACGCATATTCCGGATGCCGCATACGTCGGGATCGACGTCGAGCTGGGCATGGAACTGGCGGCCGATCATCTGGTCGAGCTCGGCCACCGGCAGATCGGCCACCTGGCCGTTGACAGCCGGCGCGCCACCTATCGTCGACGCGCCGAGGCGCTCCACGCCCGGCTGCGGAGCACCGGACGGGTGATCTCCGACTCCGCCTCCGAGGCGGCGAGCCTCGACTGGGATGAGGCGGAGGCCGCCGCGCACCGGCTGCTCGAGGCGGCGCCGGAGATGACGGCGGCGGTCTGCGACGACGACCTCCTCGCGGCGGCGCTGCTCAAGGCGGCCGCGGTGCGGGGCATCGCCGTGCCCGAGCGACTCTCGGTCATCGGCTTCGGCAACATCGACGTTGCCCGCATGCTCTCGCCGGAGCTCAGCACTGTCGCGCTGCCGGCTGAGGAGCTCGGCGAGCGGGCCGTCGAGCAGCTGCTCGCGACCATCGCGGGGGCCGCCGCACCTGCCGACGCGGCCTCCCCCGCTGACCTCGCGCCCCGGCTCGTTGCCCGGGGCTCGACGGCGGCGGTGCGAGCAGGCTAG
- a CDS encoding adenosylhomocysteinase has translation MKTRIDWVLANTRLLNAIAGEFRETRPFDGLTIGTGIHLEPKTVALLLTLTAGGAQVVATGNLNSTQQGTNDYLAEHGVRVIGAHTTDREEHRGFLRQVVAAKPELLLDNGGDLFAAFLDEPYQGLIGGTEETTSGRMRLAPLREELARPILVINDSPIKQFAENRLGVGQSVFESMMRLTNLGTNGRRVTVFGYGSCGQGVARNFKNANATVTVVEADPVRRLEALLDGFVVTSREEALATADFIVTVTGASGVLNPADLTHLKNDVLLGNAGHFPDEIDVDGILASPEVVGIDATSPASSGCSSRMAGR, from the coding sequence GTGAAGACTCGTATTGACTGGGTGCTGGCGAACACGCGCCTGCTGAACGCGATCGCGGGGGAGTTCCGCGAGACCCGCCCCTTCGATGGGCTCACGATCGGCACCGGGATCCACCTGGAGCCGAAGACCGTTGCGCTGTTGCTGACGCTCACGGCCGGCGGCGCCCAGGTGGTGGCGACGGGCAACCTCAACTCGACCCAGCAGGGCACCAACGACTACCTCGCCGAACACGGTGTGCGCGTGATCGGCGCCCACACGACCGACCGCGAGGAGCACCGCGGGTTCCTGCGTCAGGTCGTGGCTGCGAAGCCGGAGCTCCTGCTCGACAACGGCGGCGACCTTTTCGCTGCCTTCCTCGACGAGCCATACCAGGGCCTCATCGGCGGAACGGAGGAGACGACGTCCGGGCGGATGCGGCTGGCTCCGCTGCGCGAGGAGCTGGCGCGCCCGATCCTGGTGATCAACGACAGCCCGATCAAGCAGTTCGCAGAGAACCGGCTCGGCGTTGGCCAGAGCGTCTTCGAGTCGATGATGCGCCTCACGAACCTCGGCACCAACGGCCGCCGCGTCACGGTGTTCGGCTATGGCTCGTGCGGCCAGGGCGTGGCGCGCAACTTCAAGAACGCCAACGCGACGGTGACCGTGGTGGAGGCCGACCCGGTGCGCCGCCTCGAGGCGCTGCTGGATGGCTTCGTCGTCACATCGCGCGAGGAGGCGCTCGCGACGGCCGACTTCATCGTGACCGTCACCGGGGCGTCGGGCGTGCTGAACCCCGCCGACCTGACGCACCTGAAGAACGACGTGCTGCTCGGCAATGCCGGGCACTTCCCCGACGAGATCGACGTCGACGGCATCCTCGCTTCCCCAGAGGTCGTCGGTATCGACGCTACGAGTCCGGCATCGAGCGGCTGCAGCTCCAGGATGGCCGGGCGGTGA
- a CDS encoding phosphoribosylaminoimidazolesuccinocarboxamide synthase → MTNETQPSASSAVELPGWTHVYSGKVRDLYVPTSSMTDDDSWTGDPLAASPEVLVVASDRVSAFDHVLEPGIPGKGELLTTLSLWWFDQLQVPNHLIADHGLDGASRIPAAVAGRAMLVRTLDMFPVECVVRGYLTGSGWKEYQASQTVCGIPLPAGLTNGDRLPEPIYTPAWKAPMGEHDENISYERTVELVGADVATELRALSLQIFADASAIAEAHGLILADTKFEFGADRETGVIRLGDEVLTSDSSRYWDGETYATAATPEARMASFDKQIVRDWLATNWDQQGTPPELPAEIVEQTAARYRELLGRLTAL, encoded by the coding sequence GTGACCAACGAGACCCAGCCCTCCGCATCGTCCGCCGTCGAGCTCCCGGGCTGGACCCACGTCTACTCGGGCAAGGTCCGCGACCTGTATGTGCCGACGTCGAGCATGACCGATGACGACTCCTGGACGGGCGACCCGCTGGCCGCCAGCCCTGAGGTGCTCGTCGTCGCCAGCGACCGTGTGAGCGCGTTCGACCACGTGCTCGAGCCGGGCATCCCCGGCAAGGGCGAGCTGCTGACCACCCTCAGCCTGTGGTGGTTCGACCAGCTGCAGGTGCCCAACCACCTGATCGCCGACCACGGCCTCGACGGCGCCAGCCGCATCCCAGCCGCCGTCGCCGGCCGCGCCATGCTGGTGCGCACCCTGGACATGTTCCCGGTCGAGTGCGTCGTGCGCGGCTACCTGACCGGCAGTGGCTGGAAGGAGTACCAGGCGTCACAGACCGTCTGCGGCATCCCGCTGCCTGCCGGCCTCACGAACGGCGACCGCCTGCCCGAGCCGATCTACACCCCGGCGTGGAAGGCCCCGATGGGCGAGCACGACGAGAACATCAGCTACGAGCGCACGGTCGAGCTGGTGGGGGCGGATGTCGCGACCGAGCTGCGCGCGTTGTCGCTGCAGATCTTCGCCGACGCATCCGCCATCGCCGAGGCGCACGGCCTGATCCTGGCCGACACCAAGTTCGAGTTCGGCGCCGACCGCGAGACCGGCGTGATCCGCCTCGGTGACGAGGTGCTCACCAGCGATTCCAGCCGCTACTGGGACGGCGAGACCTACGCGACGGCCGCCACTCCCGAGGCGCGCATGGCCAGCTTCGACAAGCAGATCGTGCGCGACTGGCTCGCCACCAACTGGGACCAGCAAGGCACCCCGCCGGAGCTGCCCGCCGAGATCGTCGAGCAGACGGCCGCCCGCTACCGCGAGCTGCTGGGGCGCCTGACCGCGCTGTAA